In Helianthus annuus cultivar XRQ/B chromosome 9, HanXRQr2.0-SUNRISE, whole genome shotgun sequence, the following are encoded in one genomic region:
- the LOC110877001 gene encoding uncharacterized protein LOC110877001 — translation MGKLPSDTTVNPKHQSFSTSNVRDARVSAVSILLNDEVCSVENIPPPQFVDGVVENIGEEPESENEHETISQSKNENVTKNSFCENCLNQLNLLNASKSEERCPPKDEGWENFKQAKINLPLLDDIKKVPAHVECLKELSIEKRHNKLPKPVDLISHVSAVLSSALPPKAQDPGDPLIPIQIGTFKIERALLDLGACVSILPGSLYDQYDFGPLKNFDTPVVLADQTPTYPRGMVEDVIVKVDNCYYPVDFLVVDYVGCVGDTQPIVILGRPFLATANAIINCATGTVSMKFGDRELNLNVFPKFTNPLGEDKCPKKDMNPNKKVCAMVGLMEFKVLFGSFTGHREQTGSTGDVK, via the exons ATGGgaaagcttccaagtgacactaCAGTGAACCCGAAGCATCAAAGTTTTAGCACAAGCAACGTGAGGGATGCACGCGTTAGTGCGGTAAGTATTCTTTTAAATGATGAAGTTTGTAGTGTTGAAAACATTCCACCACCACAATTCGTTGATGGTGTAGTGGAAAATATAGGTGAGGAGCCGGAAAGTGAAAATGAACACGAAACGATTTCACAAAGTAAAAATGAAAACGTAACTAAAAAttctttttgtgaaaattgtttaaatcaaCTTAACCTGCTTAATGCATCGAAAAGTGAAGAACGGTGCCCACCGAAGGACGAGGGGTGGGAAAATTTTAAGCAAGCTAAAATTAATTTACCGTTACTAGATGACATTAAAAAGGTTCCGGCTCATGTGGAATGCTTAAAGGAGTTAAGCATTGAAAAACGGCACAACAAATTACCCAAACCGGTTGATTTGATATCTCATGTGAGTGCCGTTTTATCGAGTGCCCTTCCCCCAAAAGCTCAAGATCCGGGAGATCCTCTTATTCCAATTCAAATTGGAACATTTAAAATTGAGAGGGCGCTCCTAGATCTTGGAGCTTGTGTGAGCATCTTGCCCGggagtttgtatgaccaatatgattttggtccattaAAAAATTTTGATACTCCCGTGGTATTGGCCGATCAGACTCCCACGTATCCAAGGGGGATGGTGGAGGATGTGATTGTTAAGGTGGATAATTGCTACTACCCAGTTGACTTTTTGGTAGTAGACTATGTTGGGTGTGTTGGGGACACCCAACCGATAGTCATACTGGGTAGGCCGTTCCTGGCAACTGCTAATGCCATAATAAATTGTGCAACGGGAACGGTAAGCATGAAGTTTGGGGACCGGGAattaaatttaaatgtttttccaaaatttactaACCCACTCGGTGAGGATAAGTGTCCTAAAAAGGACATGAATCCAAACAAAAAGGTTTGTGCTATGGTTG gtttaatggAGTTTAAGgtgcttttcgggagctttacaggCCACCGGGAGCAAACgggatcaaccggggatgtgaaatga
- the LOC110877002 gene encoding uncharacterized protein LOC110877002, with the protein MSSSRQFSHSPRKSKANSKKKMLMFMANQIARIVPKIVSEIQASSTPNHSGDSHVVQPKPVSFNYKHFTACNPKTFTGKDGVTAMLEWFDSMEVTFINSECPEELKVRSATGVFQARALDWWTNERNIRSNELAYALSWEELRQLMMEEFCPPHEQFWTLKQVGDENLAYTTRFKQLCFIVPHLVLTTERTIRKYINGLPPTMRDTIEAARLDNIEDVYRLATSLNNNRVRDKQVAAASKPTSSSKPAHQITHNNRGKKRAHQSSVCNAVTPVENPKPNPANPEKKQYTGPNPKCTICHFHHPTTSPCRHCTSCNRYGHLAAYCRNNPTTAQNSKPANVVRACFKCGDPTHL; encoded by the coding sequence ATGTCGTCATCTCGTCAGTTCTCTCACTCTCCCAGAAAATCCAAGGCTAACTCCAAAAAGAAAATGTTGATGTTCATGGCAAATCAGATTGCCAGAATCGTGCCAAAGATAGTGTCTGAGATTCAAGCCTCCAGCACTCCCAATCATTCTGGCGATTCTCACGTAGTACAGCCTAAACCAGTCTCGTTCAACTACAAACACTTCACTGCCTGTAACCCCAAAACTTTCACTGGGAAGGATGGTGTGACTGCCATGTTGGAATGGTTTGACAGCATGGAAGTCACATTCATAAATAGTGAATGCCCAGAGGAGCTCAAGGTTCGAAGTGCCACTGGTGTTTTCCAAGCCAgggcactagactggtggactaaCGAGAGAAATATTCGATCCAATGAGCTAGCTTACGCGTTGTCTTGGGAAGAACTCAGACAGCTTATGATGgaggaattctgccctcctcatgagcagTTCTGGACCCTCAAACAGGTTGGAGATGAAAACCTTGCATACACTACTCGGTTCAAGCAGCTATGTTTTATCGTGCCTCATTTGGTGTTAACCACAGAACGCACCATTCGGAAGTATATCAATGGGTTGCCTCCTACGATGCGTGATACCATCGAGGCGGCTAGGTTGGATAATATCGAGGATGTGTATCGCCTCGCGACAAGTTTGAATAATAATCGAGTTCGTGATAAACAAGTCGCAGCAGCATCTAAACCTACATCCTCCTCAAAACCCGCTCATCAAATCACCCACAacaataggggaaagaagcgTGCTCACCAATCCTCAGTTTGCAACGCTGTTACACCAGTTGAAAATCCAAAACCTAACCCAGCAAACCCAGAAAAGAAGCAATACACAGGACCAAACCCTAAGTGCACAATTTGCCACTTTCATCACCCAACCACGAGCCCATGTAGACACTGTACCTCCTGCAATCGCTATGGGCATTTGGCAGCATACTGTCGCAACAACCCTACGACAGCCCAAAACTCAAAGCCAGCAAATGTGGTCagggcatgtttcaaatgtggggatcCAACTCACCTATGA